A portion of the Lysinibacillus timonensis genome contains these proteins:
- a CDS encoding LytTR family DNA-binding domain-containing protein, with the protein MRIENLKVSKSVLEQFQTILEDWIPKQASIVIALDNKYIYLDQNMLHHSKVNIGDEISPNGIASKVLQLRMKTDVMIDESIFGSPYYAIGYPTYIDQHEAALIILMPINMEVPKKPAPYKFLTGKHNEDWAPIPIEEISHIESLQKRTWFYANNCQFKTNCTLKELQTKLPEFFIRVHRSYILNIYFIKRITKDIASNYIIILKNGDELPVSQSYINDLRKVLEF; encoded by the coding sequence GTGAGGATAGAAAACCTGAAAGTTTCTAAATCTGTATTAGAACAATTCCAAACGATATTAGAAGATTGGATTCCAAAGCAAGCTTCTATTGTAATTGCACTTGATAACAAGTATATTTATTTAGATCAGAATATGCTTCATCATTCTAAAGTCAATATCGGGGATGAGATATCTCCAAATGGTATCGCATCAAAAGTTTTGCAATTGCGTATGAAAACAGATGTAATGATCGATGAGTCCATTTTTGGAAGTCCTTATTATGCAATTGGATATCCAACTTACATTGATCAACATGAAGCGGCACTCATCATTTTAATGCCAATTAATATGGAGGTCCCTAAGAAACCGGCTCCTTATAAATTTTTAACCGGCAAACACAATGAGGATTGGGCTCCAATCCCAATAGAAGAAATCTCCCATATTGAAAGCCTTCAAAAGCGAACTTGGTTTTACGCTAACAATTGTCAATTTAAAACAAACTGTACATTAAAAGAACTTCAAACAAAATTACCAGAGTTTTTTATTAGAGTCCACCGTTCATATATTTTAAATATCTATTTTATAAAAAGAATTACTAAAGATATTGCATCTAACTATATCATTATCTTAAAAAATGGAGATGAACTTCCTGTTAGTCAATCCTATATAAATGATTTAAGGAAGGTATTAGAGTTTTAG
- the aceA gene encoding isocitrate lyase yields MSKRQDRIEAIRKDWTENPRWKGIHRPYSAEDVVKLQGSFVIEQTLAKRGAARLWNTLQNEPFVNALGALTGNQAVQQVKAGLKAIYLSGWQVAADANLAGQMYPDQSLYPANSVPQVVKRINQALQRADQIDQAEGRNDGFDWFAPIIADAEAGFGGPLNVFELVKGMIEAGASGVHLEDQLASEKKCGHLGGKVLLPTQNAVRNLVAARLAMDVMGVDTILIARTDADAADMVTSDIDPRDAEFITGERTPEGFYRTRAGIKQAIARGLAYAPYADLIWCETSTPSLEEARAFAEGIHAEFPGKMLAYNCSPSFNWKAKLSEKEIAEFQREIAKLGYKFQFVTLAGFHSLNYSMFELAHDYKDNGMAAYSKLQQAEFAAESKGYTATKHQREVGTGYFDEVAQTISGGTSSTTAMAGSTETAQFV; encoded by the coding sequence ATGTCAAAAAGACAAGATCGTATCGAAGCAATCAGAAAAGATTGGACAGAAAATCCAAGATGGAAGGGTATTCATCGACCTTATTCAGCAGAAGATGTAGTTAAATTACAAGGATCATTCGTAATAGAGCAAACGTTAGCTAAACGTGGTGCAGCTAGGCTTTGGAATACCCTACAGAATGAACCTTTTGTTAACGCATTAGGAGCGCTAACAGGGAATCAAGCTGTACAACAAGTAAAAGCTGGTCTAAAAGCAATCTATCTATCAGGATGGCAAGTTGCTGCAGATGCTAACTTAGCCGGTCAAATGTATCCAGACCAATCTTTATACCCTGCAAATTCAGTACCACAGGTAGTAAAACGTATTAATCAGGCATTACAACGTGCAGACCAAATTGATCAAGCTGAGGGACGTAATGATGGTTTTGATTGGTTTGCACCTATTATTGCAGATGCTGAAGCAGGTTTTGGAGGGCCGTTAAATGTTTTTGAACTTGTTAAAGGAATGATTGAGGCGGGTGCTTCAGGTGTTCACTTAGAAGATCAATTAGCCTCGGAGAAAAAATGTGGTCATTTAGGTGGAAAGGTATTACTACCAACACAAAATGCTGTTCGGAATCTAGTTGCTGCTCGCTTAGCAATGGATGTTATGGGTGTAGATACGATTTTAATTGCACGGACAGATGCAGATGCTGCAGATATGGTAACAAGCGATATTGATCCACGCGATGCAGAATTTATAACAGGTGAACGCACGCCTGAAGGATTCTATCGTACTAGAGCAGGAATTAAACAAGCGATTGCCCGTGGTTTGGCTTATGCACCATATGCTGATTTAATTTGGTGCGAAACATCAACACCATCTTTAGAAGAAGCTCGCGCATTTGCTGAAGGTATCCACGCAGAGTTCCCAGGAAAGATGTTAGCTTATAACTGTTCTCCTTCATTTAATTGGAAAGCTAAACTTTCTGAGAAAGAAATTGCTGAATTCCAACGCGAAATTGCAAAGCTTGGTTATAAGTTCCAATTCGTTACATTAGCTGGATTCCACTCATTAAATTACTCTATGTTTGAATTAGCTCATGATTATAAGGATAACGGAATGGCAGCTTACTCAAAACTACAACAAGCAGAATTTGCTGCAGAATCAAAAGGGTACACTGCAACTAAACATCAACGGGAAGTTGGGACAGGGTATTTTGATGAAGTCGCACAAACTATTTCTGGTGGGACATCATCGACGACTGCAATGGCAGGATCCACGGAGACTGCTCAATTTGTTTAA
- the aceB gene encoding malate synthase A has protein sequence MEQAISEKLQIIGSLTEEAKEILTPEAVEFIVTLHEKFNNQRVELLKKRMERQKMLDAGEKLNFLSETKDIREGNWTIAPLPDDLKDRRVEITGPAVDRKMVINALNSGAKIFMACFEDASTPTWENMIAGQINMRDSVRRTIEYTHPGTGKKYVIKDKPAVLMVRPRGLHLDEKHVLVNGVPVSGGFFDFGLYFYHNAKETLSQGTGPYFYLPKLESHLEARLWNDIFKFAQDYLKIPQGTIKATVLIETILAAFEMDEILYELKEHSAGLNCGRWDYIFSFIKRLRNQPDVIMPDRGQVTMTVPFMRAYTLLCIKTCHKRNAPAIGGMAAQIPVKDDEHANWLAFEKVREDKYREATDGHDGTWVAHPGLVSVAMEQFDAVMKTLNQIDKKREDVHVTAIDLLAVPQGTITEEGLQVNTSVGVQYIASWLRGNGAAPINNLMEDAATAEISRTQVWQWVRHPKGILEDGRKVTMELVFEVLEEELVKIKQSVGDQTYNEGRYDEAAELFKYLIRQDEFIEFLTLPGYEKIN, from the coding sequence ATGGAGCAAGCAATTTCAGAAAAGCTTCAAATTATTGGATCTTTAACAGAAGAAGCTAAGGAAATTTTAACACCTGAAGCAGTTGAATTTATTGTCACTTTACACGAAAAATTTAATAATCAACGTGTTGAATTGTTAAAAAAGCGTATGGAACGTCAAAAAATGCTAGATGCAGGTGAGAAACTGAATTTCCTATCAGAAACAAAGGACATTCGTGAAGGGAATTGGACAATAGCCCCATTACCAGATGACTTAAAGGATCGGCGAGTTGAAATTACAGGGCCTGCTGTTGATCGTAAAATGGTTATTAATGCTTTAAATTCAGGAGCTAAAATATTTATGGCATGTTTTGAAGATGCCTCAACGCCTACTTGGGAGAACATGATAGCAGGGCAAATTAATATGAGAGACTCTGTAAGAAGGACAATCGAATATACCCATCCAGGAACGGGTAAAAAGTATGTTATAAAGGATAAACCCGCAGTGTTAATGGTCCGTCCAAGGGGGTTACATTTAGATGAAAAACATGTACTTGTAAATGGAGTACCAGTATCGGGAGGCTTTTTTGATTTTGGATTATATTTCTACCACAATGCAAAAGAAACATTATCCCAAGGGACTGGACCTTATTTCTATTTACCGAAATTAGAAAGTCATTTGGAGGCTCGGCTATGGAATGACATTTTCAAATTTGCACAAGATTATTTGAAGATTCCACAAGGTACTATTAAAGCTACGGTACTTATTGAAACTATTTTAGCTGCATTTGAAATGGATGAGATTTTATATGAACTAAAGGAACATTCTGCAGGTCTAAATTGTGGGCGTTGGGATTATATTTTCAGCTTTATTAAACGATTACGCAATCAACCAGATGTAATTATGCCTGACCGCGGTCAAGTTACAATGACAGTACCATTTATGAGGGCTTATACTTTACTATGTATAAAAACGTGCCATAAACGGAATGCACCAGCCATAGGGGGAATGGCTGCGCAAATACCAGTTAAAGACGACGAACATGCTAATTGGTTAGCTTTTGAAAAAGTTCGTGAAGACAAATACCGTGAAGCGACGGATGGTCACGATGGAACTTGGGTAGCACATCCTGGTCTAGTATCAGTTGCGATGGAACAATTTGATGCAGTTATGAAAACTCTGAACCAAATAGATAAAAAACGTGAAGATGTTCATGTAACTGCAATAGATCTTCTAGCTGTACCACAAGGGACGATTACAGAAGAAGGTTTACAAGTAAATACAAGTGTAGGTGTCCAATACATTGCATCATGGTTGAGGGGGAACGGTGCTGCACCAATAAACAATTTAATGGAGGATGCGGCTACAGCTGAAATTTCACGTACACAGGTATGGCAATGGGTGCGTCATCCGAAAGGAATTTTAGAAGATGGACGTAAAGTAACAATGGAGTTAGTTTTCGAAGTTTTAGAAGAAGAATTAGTAAAAATTAAGCAATCTGTTGGCGACCAAACTTATAACGAAGGTCGGTATGATGAGGCAGCGGAGTTGTTTAAATACTTAATCAGACAAGACGAATTTATCGAATTTCTAACTTTACCAGGTTATGAAAAAATAAATTAA
- a CDS encoding alanine--glyoxylate aminotransferase family protein: MRNKDILLVPGPTPVVDEIYDALCNETRGHTDPRFVEIFKSAIHQTRHLLNTDGEVFLVAGSGTLAMEMAIVNTVGKGEKLLVISHGYFGDRFTPLAKAYGIEVDVLQAEWGKQVDIELMGQKLSEDNYKAVTVTHADTSTGVASNLEQLVPVIKKSGALLILDGVVATAALDEDMSKTYGHPDYKIDVVLTGSQKAIGIPPGLAIIAFNKTALEAREGLGNIPAYYSDIKNWIPIMKDPSKYFATPPVNMIYAYNEALKIVLDEGMEKREKRHIVFGKGIRAALKTYGMEPLAKEGVAAPTLSCILYPEGIDDIAFRSSLASKGVIVAGALAHLAGKAFRIGHMGNTTEEMLIKAIDVIGCTLNELGSSVDIEKAITTFKNEIAVQVQ; this comes from the coding sequence ATGCGAAATAAAGATATTTTATTAGTTCCAGGACCTACGCCAGTAGTAGACGAAATTTACGATGCATTATGTAATGAAACAAGAGGGCATACAGATCCTCGCTTTGTTGAAATTTTTAAGAGTGCAATACATCAGACGAGGCATCTATTAAATACGGATGGGGAAGTATTTCTAGTAGCTGGTTCAGGAACTCTCGCCATGGAAATGGCAATTGTAAATACAGTAGGAAAAGGTGAAAAACTACTTGTTATTAGCCATGGTTATTTTGGAGATCGATTTACACCATTGGCAAAAGCCTATGGTATTGAGGTAGATGTGTTACAAGCTGAATGGGGAAAACAGGTTGATATAGAGCTTATGGGGCAAAAACTATCTGAAGATAACTATAAAGCGGTAACGGTCACACATGCCGACACCTCAACAGGAGTTGCATCAAATCTTGAACAACTTGTCCCGGTTATTAAGAAATCAGGTGCTCTCTTAATTCTTGATGGAGTTGTAGCTACAGCTGCACTCGATGAAGATATGAGTAAAACGTATGGACATCCTGATTATAAAATTGATGTTGTGTTAACAGGTTCGCAAAAAGCAATTGGTATTCCACCAGGTCTAGCAATTATTGCATTTAATAAAACAGCACTTGAAGCGCGTGAAGGGTTAGGTAATATTCCTGCCTATTATAGCGATATTAAAAATTGGATTCCTATTATGAAAGATCCATCTAAATACTTTGCTACGCCACCAGTTAATATGATTTATGCATACAATGAAGCATTAAAAATTGTATTAGATGAAGGGATGGAAAAACGAGAGAAGAGACATATTGTGTTTGGTAAAGGAATTCGAGCTGCATTAAAAACCTACGGCATGGAGCCTTTAGCAAAAGAAGGTGTAGCAGCACCAACATTAAGCTGTATATTATATCCAGAGGGTATTGACGATATTGCTTTCCGTTCGTCTCTTGCAAGTAAAGGTGTAATCGTAGCAGGGGCACTAGCTCATCTAGCTGGTAAAGCCTTCCGTATTGGACATATGGGTAATACTACAGAAGAAATGCTAATAAAGGCAATTGATGTAATTGGATGTACATTAAATGAATTAGGTAGTTCGGTAGATATAGAAAAGGCAATTACTACTTTTAAAAATGAAATTGCCGTTCAAGTTCAATAA
- a CDS encoding YkvA family protein, protein MKEEYKLDIIKGKEKHYSPKKFINKIKGSGFKLGFKALHGATTLFSALKSPDMPKQNKLLIAGVLGYFILPTDLLVDFLPAVGLADDGFLIMQAISTIYSSITDDMKEEGLQLLKKIFGEKYEYNED, encoded by the coding sequence ATGAAAGAAGAATATAAATTAGATATAATTAAAGGGAAAGAGAAACATTATTCGCCTAAGAAGTTTATAAACAAAATAAAAGGCAGTGGTTTTAAACTAGGTTTTAAAGCTCTTCACGGAGCTACTACACTATTTAGTGCCTTAAAGAGCCCGGATATGCCGAAGCAGAATAAATTGTTAATTGCAGGAGTCTTAGGCTATTTTATTTTGCCCACGGATTTATTAGTAGACTTTTTACCCGCAGTTGGTTTGGCAGATGATGGGTTTTTAATTATGCAAGCAATTTCCACTATCTATTCGTCCATTACAGATGACATGAAAGAAGAAGGCCTTCAATTATTAAAGAAAATATTTGGCGAAAAATATGAATATAATGAGGACTAA
- a CDS encoding transglutaminase domain-containing protein, which translates to MLKKITFVVILIVLAKPVYDYGTKILDDVNDFFNNHSTVISDATDEIITTVSNQVSSLTSTISNPHQMNQSITDLPSSVDSVEDLADTFYYYFSNWITDFEIHYKGSTSDIENIIERAISDATSRDQYIEGHLADRKIEYEYGLTDANIKVNQQYLTNAVQEKIVNEKVAQILSTVNPQSMTDFEKVKFVNDYIVRNTAYSTETELSPHSACAVLQEGKGVCQGYALLALKMLQGLGVESKYVVGEVYTGGHAWNLVKVDGEWYHLDTTWNDPVPDRDNAVGYQYFLINDAQMKLDHTWIHSNYPEAKSTKYAFMKQVDHAYEANGYMYYSNLDDNNILYRVNLTTGNNERLSNSRAQYIVGYGDWLYFSNYSNGAFLTKIRTDGTDESILYQTEVKNLFVEDGHLFFTTPDGLKKMTLEG; encoded by the coding sequence ATGTTAAAGAAAATAACTTTCGTTGTCATTTTAATAGTATTGGCTAAACCAGTATATGACTATGGTACAAAAATTTTAGATGATGTTAATGATTTTTTTAATAATCATTCAACCGTAATTTCTGATGCTACCGACGAGATTATAACAACTGTTTCTAATCAGGTAAGTAGCCTTACATCTACTATTTCTAATCCCCACCAAATGAATCAATCTATAACGGACTTACCGAGTTCAGTCGATAGCGTTGAAGATCTGGCAGACACATTTTATTATTACTTTAGTAACTGGATAACAGATTTTGAAATACATTATAAAGGTAGTACAAGTGATATTGAAAATATAATTGAACGTGCCATTAGTGATGCTACTAGTAGAGATCAATATATTGAAGGGCACTTAGCTGATCGGAAAATAGAGTATGAATACGGATTGACGGATGCAAATATAAAAGTGAATCAACAATACTTAACAAATGCTGTACAAGAGAAAATTGTTAATGAAAAAGTAGCTCAGATTCTTTCTACAGTGAATCCACAATCTATGACTGACTTTGAAAAGGTGAAGTTTGTTAATGATTATATTGTGAGAAATACTGCATATAGTACTGAAACTGAGCTTAGCCCACATAGCGCCTGCGCAGTTTTACAAGAGGGTAAAGGAGTTTGCCAGGGATATGCACTTCTAGCGCTAAAAATGTTACAAGGACTCGGAGTGGAATCTAAGTATGTCGTTGGTGAAGTATATACAGGAGGCCATGCGTGGAACTTGGTTAAGGTTGATGGTGAGTGGTACCATTTAGATACTACTTGGAATGATCCAGTACCAGATCGAGATAATGCGGTAGGTTATCAGTATTTTCTTATTAATGATGCCCAGATGAAGCTCGATCACACGTGGATCCATTCCAACTATCCAGAAGCGAAAAGTACTAAATATGCATTTATGAAACAAGTCGATCATGCTTATGAAGCAAATGGGTATATGTACTATAGCAACCTAGATGATAATAATATTTTGTATCGCGTTAATCTTACTACGGGAAATAATGAACGCCTTTCAAATAGTAGAGCGCAATACATCGTTGGTTATGGAGATTGGTTATACTTTAGCAATTATTCAAATGGAGCCTTTTTAACTAAAATCCGAACAGATGGAACAGATGAATCTATTCTTTACCAAACAGAGGTAAAGAACCTATTTGTTGAAGACGGCCATTTATTCTTCACAACACCTGATGGTCTTAAGAAAATGACCCTAGAAGGGTAA
- a CDS encoding N-acetylglucosamine kinase produces MKDERLIIAVDGGATKTTLVIQSENCRTLFTQTSTGSNYHAIGSERVERVLSGLLQEAHEAIPFANIEIATFAMAGIDTDYDLAIIKGVIEKSLSNTPITIKTIIIENDVHSTLLGITKGNPGALLLSGTGSICYAYDGQHQMIRTGGWGHRAADEGSGYWIGRKILRAVVRFEDGRSSKPTILKQLLFDKLQVKHLDQLLAWVYHPEYTNAELASISSIISEAVALGDEAAIEIARSAAKELSILTMATLKKLTYLEEPFTVYINGGLLQNHPIIRDLFEQYTLEHFPNLLFELCHKQPIEYIINRALLELK; encoded by the coding sequence ATGAAAGACGAGAGATTAATAATTGCTGTAGATGGTGGTGCAACAAAAACTACCCTTGTCATCCAATCTGAAAATTGCCGAACATTATTTACACAAACATCTACAGGATCAAATTACCATGCAATTGGTTCTGAACGTGTTGAAAGAGTGTTATCAGGACTTTTACAAGAAGCGCATGAGGCAATACCATTTGCTAATATTGAAATTGCTACCTTTGCAATGGCTGGTATTGATACGGATTACGATTTGGCCATTATTAAAGGTGTAATTGAAAAAAGTTTAAGCAATACCCCCATTACTATTAAAACCATTATCATAGAAAATGATGTGCATTCTACGTTACTTGGGATTACTAAAGGTAATCCGGGCGCATTACTATTGTCTGGAACAGGTTCTATTTGTTATGCATATGATGGGCAACATCAGATGATTAGAACAGGTGGTTGGGGACATCGAGCTGCAGACGAAGGTAGTGGCTATTGGATTGGCCGAAAAATTTTAAGAGCCGTTGTACGTTTTGAAGATGGTCGTTCGAGTAAGCCAACCATTTTAAAACAACTTTTATTCGATAAATTACAAGTAAAACATCTAGATCAATTACTAGCATGGGTTTACCATCCTGAGTATACAAATGCAGAACTTGCAAGTATTAGTTCGATTATTAGTGAAGCAGTCGCATTAGGTGACGAAGCCGCTATTGAAATTGCAAGAAGTGCTGCAAAAGAGCTATCTATATTAACTATGGCCACATTAAAGAAATTGACCTATTTAGAAGAACCATTTACTGTCTATATAAATGGCGGCCTTTTACAAAACCATCCAATCATAAGAGATTTATTTGAACAGTATACACTAGAACATTTTCCAAATCTGTTATTTGAGCTATGTCATAAACAGCCAATTGAATACATTATCAATAGAGCGTTATTGGAATTAAAATAA
- the argH gene encoding argininosuccinate lyase, with amino-acid sequence MFQDYKNQVNEREGVRFPANSYRQMVLEPAYEEAKKHFLHSMIQIHIAHLKMLEEQQLVTSEEARKIGQAIQKLDLKYYEHRDYNPKFEDLFFRIENKLIELAGDIAGNLHIGRSRNDMGIAIYRMTLRKKLLLLMNELLSLRSSLLAFSEEHVDTIMLGYTHTQQAQPTTFAHYLKAVIDQLTRDYKRMQAAYSTINQSSMGAAALTTTGFNISRERMAELLAFDDVIENAWDAVAGADYIAELASVVQLAALNLGRTSQDLLQWATQEFNAIKLASPYVQISSIMPQKRNPVSIEHTRSLLSAIVGDASTVLQMIHNTPFGDIVDTEDDMQPYLWRAMERLRGIYKLFGSVIVTMEVNKEKLRKRAESSFANVTELADTLVRSEGISFRQSHHIVSHCVRILLEAKDETLEHLTWELANSKSIEIVGKPLKIRKEQFDQALKPEFFIQIRSLYGGPAPETMRKSLLQANAVTPLLDHWVKEKETRIKQCEQQLYKYLEGWNQ; translated from the coding sequence ATGTTTCAGGATTATAAAAATCAAGTAAATGAACGTGAAGGTGTCCGATTTCCTGCAAATAGCTACCGCCAAATGGTGTTGGAGCCAGCTTATGAAGAAGCCAAAAAACATTTCTTACATTCCATGATTCAAATTCATATAGCTCATTTAAAAATGCTTGAGGAACAACAATTAGTAACAAGTGAGGAAGCACGGAAAATTGGTCAGGCAATTCAAAAGTTGGATTTAAAATATTATGAACATCGTGATTATAATCCTAAGTTTGAAGATTTATTCTTCCGTATTGAAAATAAATTAATAGAATTAGCAGGTGATATTGCAGGCAACCTGCATATTGGCCGTAGTAGAAATGATATGGGAATTGCTATTTACCGCATGACTTTGAGGAAAAAGTTACTGTTACTAATGAACGAATTACTTTCCCTTCGTTCATCATTACTAGCATTTTCTGAAGAACACGTTGACACCATTATGCTTGGTTATACGCATACCCAACAAGCGCAACCAACCACTTTCGCTCATTATCTAAAAGCTGTTATTGATCAATTAACGCGAGACTATAAACGAATGCAAGCTGCATATAGTACAATTAATCAAAGTAGTATGGGAGCAGCAGCATTAACAACAACAGGCTTTAATATTAGTCGTGAACGAATGGCAGAGCTTTTAGCTTTTGATGATGTGATTGAAAATGCATGGGATGCAGTTGCTGGGGCCGATTATATCGCGGAATTAGCAAGTGTAGTACAACTTGCTGCATTAAATCTTGGGCGAACATCACAAGATTTATTACAATGGGCAACACAAGAATTTAATGCTATTAAACTCGCTAGCCCTTATGTTCAAATTAGTTCCATCATGCCTCAAAAGCGTAACCCAGTCTCTATTGAACATACACGTTCATTACTTTCAGCAATTGTTGGGGATGCATCAACTGTCTTACAAATGATTCATAATACACCTTTTGGCGATATAGTAGATACAGAGGATGATATGCAACCTTATTTATGGCGCGCCATGGAAAGGTTGAGAGGGATCTATAAACTATTTGGAAGCGTCATTGTAACTATGGAAGTAAATAAGGAAAAATTACGTAAAAGAGCTGAAAGTAGTTTTGCAAATGTAACCGAACTTGCTGACACGCTTGTTCGTTCTGAAGGGATATCCTTTAGACAATCTCATCATATCGTTAGTCACTGCGTTCGTATCCTACTCGAAGCAAAAGATGAAACGCTGGAACACCTAACTTGGGAATTAGCAAATTCAAAATCTATTGAAATTGTGGGGAAACCTTTGAAAATTAGAAAAGAACAATTTGATCAAGCTCTTAAGCCAGAGTTTTTTATTCAAATTCGTTCACTATATGGTGGTCCTGCTCCTGAAACGATGCGTAAATCATTACTACAAGCAAATGCTGTTACACCACTCTTAGATCATTGGGTTAAAGAAAAAGAAACACGTATTAAACAATGCGAACAACAGTTATATAAATACTTAGAAGGTTGGAATCAATAA
- a CDS encoding DMT family transporter: MKYNLIYPLLIVIASSSYGILSTIIKVAMNHGYTSAEATTSQYIIGFLLALLLFIITQRSMPKMNKSGAIFIILAGIFTGSVGIVYGQSLNYLPASLAVVLLFQFTWIGMLIDCILRKRLPDKAETVSLVFIFLGTILSAGVVDVDLTKIAWQGWVLGFAAAICFAIFIQFNSRPVEGVTTISRTLIMSFVSFIWVSLFLSPEIIWDGTLFFEGLWIYGLILGLFGIILPILLFSIAVPKVGGGLASILSSMELPVAVLASVIVLHETITNLQVAGIVLVIIGMILPTAIAQQKNSV; encoded by the coding sequence ATGAAATATAATCTTATTTATCCATTACTGATTGTAATCGCATCAAGTAGTTATGGAATACTATCCACTATTATCAAAGTCGCTATGAATCATGGTTATACTTCTGCTGAAGCGACAACTAGTCAATATATAATCGGGTTTCTTTTAGCATTGTTATTATTTATTATTACACAAAGATCCATGCCAAAGATGAATAAGTCGGGAGCCATATTCATTATTCTAGCGGGTATTTTTACTGGTTCTGTAGGGATTGTTTATGGACAATCTTTAAATTACCTTCCAGCTTCACTTGCAGTCGTTTTGCTCTTTCAGTTTACATGGATTGGTATGTTGATTGATTGTATCTTACGAAAGAGATTACCGGATAAAGCAGAAACTGTTTCCTTAGTATTTATATTTTTAGGAACAATTCTTTCAGCTGGGGTTGTTGATGTAGATTTAACCAAAATAGCATGGCAAGGTTGGGTATTAGGATTTGCAGCAGCTATATGCTTTGCAATATTTATTCAATTTAATTCACGACCTGTAGAAGGAGTTACAACAATTTCTAGGACATTAATAATGTCTTTTGTTTCTTTTATTTGGGTTAGTCTATTCCTATCACCAGAGATTATTTGGGATGGTACACTATTTTTTGAAGGCTTATGGATCTATGGGCTTATTTTAGGATTGTTTGGTATTATTTTACCAATTCTGTTATTTTCAATTGCTGTTCCTAAGGTTGGTGGTGGTTTAGCCTCTATATTAAGTTCAATGGAATTACCTGTTGCAGTGTTAGCTTCAGTCATTGTTTTACACGAAACAATAACAAACTTGCAAGTTGCAGGCATTGTATTAGTCATAATAGGTATGATTCTTCCTACTGCTATAGCCCAACAAAAAAATTCGGTTTAA
- a CDS encoding GNAT family N-acetyltransferase has translation MSIIIRQARKEDASQASILIYDAIHDIANRLTGETINHNIIIELENLFQLDDNRHSYLNTIVAVEENNTDFVLGILVLYSGKDGLLLDAALQKRLENKKASVTKIDQEAYVDEYYLDTICVDKNSRGLGIGTQLLHVAEKVARQKGYRKLSLNVETEKVSARRLYEKMGYVITETWTIIDEPFYHMVKEIL, from the coding sequence ATGTCAATCATTATTCGACAGGCTCGTAAAGAAGATGCAAGTCAAGCGTCAATACTAATCTATGATGCGATTCATGATATCGCAAACCGCTTAACAGGTGAGACAATTAACCACAATATTATTATAGAGCTTGAAAATTTGTTTCAACTCGATGATAATCGCCACTCTTATTTGAATACTATTGTTGCAGTAGAGGAGAATAATACTGATTTTGTTCTAGGGATTCTTGTCTTATATAGTGGGAAAGATGGCCTGCTATTGGATGCAGCTCTACAAAAACGGCTTGAAAACAAAAAGGCCTCAGTTACAAAAATAGATCAGGAAGCATATGTAGACGAGTATTACTTAGATACTATATGTGTTGACAAGAATTCACGCGGATTAGGTATTGGTACTCAATTACTACATGTTGCAGAAAAAGTTGCAAGACAAAAAGGATATAGGAAATTATCTTTAAATGTGGAAACGGAAAAAGTAAGTGCTCGTCGTTTATATGAAAAAATGGGGTATGTCATTACAGAAACTTGGACAATCATTGATGAACCATTTTATCATATGGTGAAGGAAATTTTATAG